One segment of Halomonas sp. TD01 DNA contains the following:
- the serA gene encoding phosphoglycerate dehydrogenase, whose product MAKTSLDKSKIKILLLEGVHQSAVDNFHNAGYENIEHLPTSLDEASLIEKIRDVHFIGIRSRTQLNERVFDAAEKLVGVGCFCIGTNQVDLTAALKRGIAVFNAPYSNTRSVAELVLAEAIMLLRGIPEKNARAHQGGWLKSAKNSHEARGKTLGIVGYGSIGAQLSVLAESLGFNVIYYDVITKLGMGNANQVASLEQLLARSDVVSLHVPDLPATRWMIGEKEIAAMKQGAILINAARGSVVEIEPLAEAIKAGKLNGAAIDVFPVEPKGNDEEFQSPLRGLDNVILTPHIGGSTLEAQENIGIEVAEKLITYSDNGTTVTSVNFPEVALPAHPDKHRLLHIHDNVPGVLSQINRVLSENGINISGQYLQTNDKVGYVVIDVDKAYGPQALEALKQVEHTLKIRVLYSAHNS is encoded by the coding sequence ATGGCCAAAACGTCCCTGGACAAGAGCAAGATCAAGATCCTGCTGCTCGAGGGCGTCCACCAAAGCGCGGTGGACAATTTTCACAACGCAGGTTACGAGAACATCGAGCACCTGCCGACATCGCTAGATGAAGCGTCGCTGATCGAAAAGATTCGCGATGTTCACTTCATCGGCATTCGCTCGCGTACGCAGCTCAACGAGCGCGTATTTGACGCGGCAGAAAAGCTGGTGGGCGTTGGCTGTTTCTGTATCGGTACGAACCAGGTTGACTTGACGGCAGCCCTTAAACGCGGCATTGCGGTATTTAACGCGCCGTACTCCAATACCCGCTCGGTCGCAGAATTGGTACTGGCGGAAGCCATCATGCTGCTACGTGGCATTCCCGAGAAGAATGCGCGCGCTCACCAAGGGGGCTGGCTGAAATCAGCGAAAAATTCCCACGAAGCTCGGGGCAAAACCCTGGGTATCGTTGGTTACGGTAGCATCGGTGCGCAGCTTTCAGTGTTGGCTGAATCGCTTGGCTTCAACGTCATCTATTACGATGTGATCACCAAGTTAGGCATGGGCAATGCGAATCAGGTAGCGAGCCTGGAGCAGCTGTTAGCACGCTCTGACGTGGTTAGCCTACACGTTCCTGACTTGCCTGCTACGCGCTGGATGATTGGCGAGAAAGAGATCGCGGCCATGAAGCAGGGCGCCATCCTGATTAACGCAGCCCGCGGCAGCGTTGTTGAGATTGAGCCACTGGCAGAAGCGATTAAGGCTGGCAAGCTTAACGGTGCCGCCATTGATGTCTTCCCGGTAGAGCCGAAGGGCAATGATGAAGAGTTCCAAAGTCCGCTACGCGGCCTGGACAACGTGATTCTGACACCGCATATCGGTGGTTCTACCCTGGAAGCCCAGGAGAATATCGGTATTGAGGTGGCTGAAAAGCTAATTACTTATTCGGACAATGGCACCACGGTTACCTCTGTTAACTTCCCAGAAGTAGCGCTGCCTGCTCATCCAGATAAGCATCGTCTGTTGCACATTCATGACAACGTACCTGGCGTACTATCGCAAATTAACCGCGTACTGTCTGAAAACGGCATCAACATTTCAGGTCAGTACCTGCAAACCAATGATAAAGTGGGCTATGTGGTCATTGATGTTGATAAAGCCTACGGTCCGCAAGCCTTAGAAGCGTTGAAGCAAGTGGAGCACACGCTGAAAATTCGCGTGCTTTACTCGGCGCATAACAGCTAG
- a CDS encoding pirin family protein: MHIRRSNERGYADHGWLRSYHTFSFANYVDPNHMGFRALRVINEDRVTGGQGFGAHPHRDMEIISYVLEGEMEHRDNMGNGEVMRPGDVQRMSAGTGVLHSEFNHSKENGLHFLQIWIEPAKRGITPSYEQKAFPTAERQGQWRLVASQDGREGSVSVNQDVNLYAGLFDAGEQATAPPSRYAWLHVVKGTVDVNGETLSAGDAAAFQPHETFSVTGGQTAEVLLFDLA; the protein is encoded by the coding sequence ATGCACATCCGTCGTTCTAATGAGCGAGGCTACGCCGACCACGGCTGGCTGCGTTCTTACCACACTTTTTCGTTCGCCAACTATGTGGATCCTAACCATATGGGATTCCGAGCGCTGCGGGTAATCAACGAAGACCGGGTAACCGGCGGCCAAGGTTTTGGTGCTCACCCCCATCGGGATATGGAGATTATCTCCTATGTACTGGAAGGGGAAATGGAGCATCGCGATAATATGGGTAACGGCGAGGTAATGCGCCCGGGCGATGTACAGCGCATGTCCGCAGGTACTGGCGTGCTGCACAGCGAGTTTAATCATTCAAAAGAGAACGGACTGCATTTCCTGCAGATTTGGATCGAGCCTGCCAAGCGTGGCATTACTCCTAGCTATGAGCAGAAGGCCTTTCCTACCGCTGAACGCCAAGGCCAGTGGCGCTTAGTCGCTTCTCAAGATGGTCGCGAAGGGTCGGTGAGCGTTAATCAAGACGTTAACCTTTACGCTGGCTTGTTCGATGCAGGAGAGCAAGCGACTGCACCACCGTCACGCTATGCCTGGCTACATGTGGTGAAAGGCACGGTTGACGTTAACGGTGAAACCCTCAGCGCTGGGGATGCTGCTGCATTTCAACCGCATGAAACATTCAGTGTGACCGGTGGACAAACGGCTGAAGTGCTGTTGTTTGATTTAGCCTAA
- the trhO gene encoding oxygen-dependent tRNA uridine(34) hydroxylase TrhO, giving the protein MTETTQTPPIVVAALYKFVTLNDFEALREPLRQRMIDNGVKGTLLLAKEGINGTVAGTREGIDGLLTWLTADPRLSDIDHKESYCDETPFYRTKVKLKKEIVTLGVPDIDPNDTVGTYVEPEDWNDVISDPDVLVIDTRNDYEVAIGSFERAIDPKTTTFREFPEYVREHYNPEKHKKVAMFCTGGIRCEKASSFMLKEGFEEVYHLKGGVLNYLEKVPEEQSLWRGECFVFDNRVTVRHDLSEGEHEQCHACRMPISLDDMQSSAYEPGISCPHCIDSLPEKTRAAARERQRQIELAKARGEPHPLGYNHRKGNRANT; this is encoded by the coding sequence ATGACGGAAACCACCCAAACGCCGCCTATTGTGGTCGCGGCGCTGTATAAATTTGTCACTCTGAACGACTTTGAAGCGCTGCGTGAGCCTCTGCGCCAGAGGATGATCGATAACGGCGTCAAAGGCACGCTGCTGCTGGCCAAAGAAGGTATTAACGGCACCGTGGCGGGCACCCGCGAGGGCATTGATGGCCTGCTAACTTGGCTGACCGCCGACCCTCGCTTAAGCGATATCGACCATAAAGAGTCCTACTGCGACGAAACGCCGTTTTATCGTACGAAGGTGAAGCTGAAAAAAGAGATTGTCACCTTAGGCGTGCCGGATATTGACCCCAACGACACCGTTGGAACCTACGTGGAACCGGAAGATTGGAATGATGTGATCTCCGACCCAGACGTGCTGGTCATTGACACCCGTAACGACTACGAAGTAGCGATTGGTAGCTTTGAGCGGGCAATTGACCCGAAAACGACCACCTTCCGTGAGTTTCCTGAGTACGTGCGTGAGCACTACAACCCAGAAAAGCACAAGAAAGTCGCCATGTTCTGCACCGGTGGCATTCGCTGCGAAAAGGCCTCCAGCTTTATGCTGAAAGAGGGCTTTGAAGAGGTTTATCACCTAAAAGGTGGCGTGCTGAACTACCTCGAAAAGGTCCCGGAAGAGCAATCTTTATGGCGCGGGGAATGTTTCGTATTTGATAACCGCGTCACGGTGCGCCACGATCTAAGCGAAGGCGAGCATGAGCAGTGCCACGCCTGCCGTATGCCCATCTCGCTTGATGATATGCAGTCGTCGGCCTATGAGCCGGGCATCAGTTGCCCCCACTGCATCGACTCACTCCCCGAGAAAACCCGCGCTGCCGCCCGAGAGCGTCAACGCCAAATCGAACTGGCTAAGGCCCGTGGCGAACCTCATCCTCTAGGCTATAACCATCGCAAGGGCAACCGCGCAAACACGTAA
- a CDS encoding enoyl-CoA hydratase yields the protein MSASPDAPLASSDLLQRTDYQGVTTLTLNQPERFNALSEDMLTALQRALDDIAQNEQVRCVVLAANGKAFCAGHDLKQMRANPDKAYYQALFARCGAVMQTIVNLPVPVIAKVQGIATAAGCQLVASCDLAVAASSARFAVSGINVGLFCSTPAVALSRNVSRKRAMEMLLTGEFISASQAADWGLINRVAEESELDSTVEALTASICAKSAVAVRTGKAMFARQLAMPLEEAYAFAGETMACNMLADDVAEGIDAFIAKRPPQWRHR from the coding sequence ATGTCTGCCTCTCCAGATGCGCCACTGGCGTCTTCAGATCTGCTGCAACGCACTGACTATCAAGGGGTAACGACCCTTACTTTAAACCAACCTGAACGCTTTAATGCGCTGTCTGAGGACATGCTGACGGCGCTGCAACGTGCGCTTGATGATATTGCTCAGAATGAGCAAGTGCGCTGCGTAGTGTTAGCCGCGAACGGCAAGGCATTCTGCGCAGGACATGATTTAAAGCAGATGCGTGCGAACCCTGATAAAGCCTACTACCAAGCGCTGTTTGCTCGCTGCGGCGCGGTAATGCAGACCATCGTTAACTTGCCTGTACCCGTGATTGCTAAAGTTCAGGGCATTGCGACGGCCGCTGGCTGCCAGCTCGTCGCTAGCTGTGATTTGGCCGTGGCGGCTAGCAGTGCCCGCTTTGCCGTGTCAGGGATCAATGTGGGGCTTTTCTGTTCGACACCGGCGGTAGCGCTGTCGCGTAACGTATCGCGTAAACGGGCGATGGAAATGCTGCTGACCGGGGAGTTTATTAGTGCTTCTCAGGCTGCCGACTGGGGGCTCATTAATCGGGTTGCCGAAGAGAGCGAACTCGATAGTACTGTGGAAGCGCTCACTGCAAGCATTTGCGCTAAGAGCGCGGTGGCGGTGCGCACTGGGAAGGCAATGTTCGCCCGTCAGTTGGCCATGCCGTTAGAGGAAGCCTATGCCTTTGCTGGTGAAACCATGGCGTGCAACATGCTGGCAGACGATGTAGCCGAGGGCATTGATGCCTTCATTGCCAAGCGCCCGCCTCAGTGGCGCCATCGCTAG
- a CDS encoding IclR family transcriptional regulator, producing the protein MSDVKRRSVGRPAGATKPSGGHSQSLVRGLTLLEHLSASPLGLALSELAEMADLAPSTTHRLLQALQSQGFVTQESEQGLWRIDVKTFRIGNSFLEARDVVTQSRPFLRRLTAETGETANLGIRDGATAVFLAQHESPQMMRMITRLGSRAPLHASGVGKALLAWMSEDERTALLKGYDLARVTENTLHQSDELLTEMATIRAQGFACDREEHAVGLHCVAACIHDEHGTPLAAISVSGPMARIPEERLLALGALVRTIADEITLQLGGQLPR; encoded by the coding sequence GTGAGTGACGTAAAGCGCAGGTCAGTCGGACGTCCGGCAGGGGCCACCAAGCCGAGCGGTGGGCACAGCCAATCATTAGTACGTGGCCTCACGCTGTTAGAGCATTTGTCGGCAAGCCCATTAGGGTTAGCCCTGTCAGAGTTGGCGGAGATGGCTGATCTCGCGCCATCCACTACTCACCGTTTGTTGCAGGCGCTACAGAGTCAGGGGTTCGTGACGCAAGAGAGTGAGCAGGGGCTTTGGCGTATTGATGTTAAAACTTTCCGCATTGGTAACAGTTTTTTAGAAGCGCGCGACGTCGTTACCCAAAGCAGGCCCTTTCTACGCCGCTTAACCGCAGAAACAGGCGAAACTGCCAACTTGGGCATTCGGGATGGTGCAACCGCGGTATTTCTTGCCCAGCATGAGTCGCCGCAGATGATGCGCATGATTACTCGCCTAGGCTCGCGGGCGCCGCTGCATGCTTCAGGGGTGGGTAAAGCCTTACTGGCCTGGATGAGCGAAGACGAGCGTACCGCGCTGCTTAAAGGTTACGACCTTGCCCGGGTGACTGAAAATACCCTGCATCAATCCGATGAGCTGTTGACCGAAATGGCCACTATTCGTGCTCAGGGATTTGCCTGCGACCGCGAGGAGCATGCAGTGGGCTTACATTGCGTTGCCGCCTGCATTCACGATGAGCACGGCACGCCGCTGGCGGCTATTTCAGTCTCTGGGCCAATGGCACGCATTCCTGAAGAGCGCCTGCTGGCGTTGGGTGCGTTAGTGCGCACAATTGCCGACGAAATCACTCTACAGCTGGGTGGCCAACTGCCCCGATGA
- a CDS encoding YqaA family protein, translated as MFSLFWVALASATLLPGGSEVWLARLWCLGESALGLWLVATAGNTLGSMINVALGRYARQFQHRRWFPASPAGLARAERWYKRFGEVSLLLSWAPVLGDPLTVLAGIFRLPWWRALLWIVVAKGARYGLLLALAHQWLAPLCG; from the coding sequence ATGTTTAGCTTATTCTGGGTGGCGCTAGCGAGTGCCACCTTACTGCCTGGCGGCTCAGAGGTGTGGTTGGCACGGCTGTGGTGTTTAGGCGAGTCCGCGCTTGGGCTGTGGCTCGTCGCAACCGCTGGCAATACGCTGGGCAGTATGATCAATGTGGCGCTGGGACGTTATGCTCGCCAGTTTCAACATCGCCGCTGGTTCCCAGCGTCGCCCGCTGGCCTAGCTCGCGCAGAGCGTTGGTACAAGCGTTTTGGCGAAGTTAGCTTGCTGCTTTCCTGGGCACCTGTCCTTGGTGACCCCCTGACTGTGCTCGCAGGTATCTTTAGGCTGCCCTGGTGGCGTGCACTGCTTTGGATTGTGGTAGCCAAAGGGGCACGCTATGGGCTGTTGTTGGCGTTAGCCCACCAATGGCTGGCGCCGCTTTGCGGGTAA
- the ybiO gene encoding mechanosensitive channel protein, with protein sequence MTPLRFFPWLGVWLLMLFAFLTTPALAQTSLSAGSEDTANVEEQPSYSALADLLEDEQARQELIELLRNQASVLPNELTSELSPVAAAQGSDLAPEDVSLPRQLAELTSRVVGDVGGQIEQAVSVVGGLFTGQGAGTFDMAAFVSAAINLGIVIVATFAIFLLSRRLAKPLFTKISGWSQQGSGLTPVLRLVLCVAIAAVVDVLLVAFAYVGGNLLATFAIGETGELSTRASLFLNAFLVIELLKAGVRMLFSSRYEGLRLLPISAKEASYWNRWLARLIGMVGYGLMVVVPLVNFYIAATLGQAVGTFIMLLAFIYAVGVVLKNRVRLRDNLDQMAARATMTASRVSLHLFARTWHLFALLYFLMVFVLTLTRPGDALPFVLFATLKTLAAVVIGLLISAFLTQTIGRRIQLSDDLRRKLPMLEVRLNSYVPNALRVLRTVLLIAVIMVVLDAWGVFNLAAWYASERGANLVGKLTSVAIILIVAFGVWLGLASLIEHKLNPETGHGEPSARAKTLLSLFRNALVIAMVTITGMIVLSEIGINIGPLIAGAGVLGLAIGFGAQKLVQDVITGVFIQVENAMNTGDVVTVGGVTGTAERLSIRSVGIRDLSGTYHIVPFSSVDTVSNYMREYGNHVGEYGIGYNESIDEAIEQLQLAFEDLKESAEHSHKLLADLTVAGVTALADSSVNIRVVIKTTPGDQWGVGRAYNRLVKLRFDAAGIEIPFPHTTLYFGETKGGKTPPANVRVLDSTAERKKVETSQIRQDSEQPSNQSVQSTHEPDHLKPDHGDVDDV encoded by the coding sequence GTGACGCCATTACGTTTTTTCCCCTGGCTAGGCGTCTGGTTATTGATGCTATTCGCCTTTCTAACAACGCCTGCGTTGGCACAAACGTCGCTAAGTGCAGGCAGTGAAGACACCGCTAACGTCGAAGAGCAGCCCTCCTACTCGGCACTTGCCGATCTGCTGGAAGATGAGCAGGCGCGTCAGGAGCTAATTGAGCTGTTGCGAAACCAGGCGTCAGTGTTACCCAACGAGCTGACCAGTGAGCTATCACCGGTGGCCGCCGCCCAAGGTAGCGACCTTGCTCCCGAGGATGTATCACTGCCTCGACAGCTTGCAGAGCTAACCAGCCGCGTAGTGGGGGATGTTGGCGGCCAGATAGAGCAGGCGGTGTCCGTTGTAGGTGGCCTGTTTACCGGTCAAGGGGCGGGTACCTTCGACATGGCCGCGTTTGTTAGTGCGGCAATTAATCTAGGTATCGTGATTGTTGCGACGTTCGCGATATTTTTACTTTCCCGTCGTTTGGCTAAACCGTTATTCACTAAAATCAGTGGCTGGTCTCAACAGGGCAGTGGTTTAACGCCCGTGCTGCGTTTGGTGTTGTGTGTCGCTATTGCTGCCGTCGTAGATGTGTTGTTGGTCGCTTTTGCCTACGTGGGCGGGAACTTGTTAGCGACGTTTGCGATTGGCGAAACAGGTGAACTCTCTACTCGTGCCTCGCTATTCCTGAACGCTTTCTTGGTTATTGAACTGTTGAAAGCCGGTGTGCGTATGCTGTTCTCTTCCCGCTACGAAGGGCTGCGCTTGTTACCTATTTCAGCAAAAGAGGCTTCCTACTGGAATCGTTGGTTAGCGCGTTTAATTGGCATGGTTGGCTATGGCTTGATGGTGGTCGTGCCACTGGTTAATTTCTATATTGCGGCAACCTTGGGCCAAGCAGTCGGCACCTTTATTATGCTGTTGGCCTTCATCTACGCGGTAGGTGTCGTGCTTAAAAACCGCGTACGCCTGCGTGATAATCTTGACCAGATGGCAGCACGAGCGACGATGACCGCCAGCCGTGTATCGCTGCACCTGTTTGCTCGAACCTGGCACTTATTCGCATTGCTCTACTTCCTGATGGTGTTTGTGCTTACGTTGACACGCCCTGGGGATGCATTGCCGTTTGTACTGTTTGCCACATTGAAGACATTGGCAGCCGTGGTCATCGGCCTTTTGATCTCGGCGTTCCTTACGCAAACGATTGGTCGTCGTATCCAGCTATCCGATGATCTGCGTCGTAAGCTACCGATGTTGGAAGTGCGCTTAAATAGCTATGTGCCCAATGCCTTACGCGTGCTGCGCACCGTGTTATTAATAGCGGTCATTATGGTCGTGCTGGATGCCTGGGGAGTGTTTAACTTAGCGGCATGGTATGCCTCTGAACGTGGCGCGAACCTCGTCGGGAAACTTACCAGCGTCGCCATAATCCTGATCGTTGCGTTTGGTGTGTGGCTGGGGCTAGCGAGTTTGATCGAACATAAGCTCAACCCGGAAACGGGGCATGGCGAACCCTCTGCGCGTGCTAAAACGCTGCTGAGTCTGTTCCGTAACGCCTTAGTGATTGCCATGGTGACGATTACCGGCATGATCGTATTATCGGAAATAGGCATTAATATCGGGCCGCTTATTGCTGGTGCCGGTGTGCTGGGCTTGGCGATTGGTTTTGGTGCCCAAAAGTTGGTGCAGGATGTAATTACGGGTGTCTTTATTCAGGTAGAAAATGCCATGAATACCGGTGATGTGGTGACGGTAGGCGGCGTCACTGGTACCGCTGAACGGCTTAGTATTCGTTCAGTAGGCATTCGCGATCTGTCAGGCACCTACCACATCGTGCCGTTCTCCAGCGTTGATACTGTGTCTAACTATATGCGTGAGTACGGTAACCACGTCGGTGAATACGGTATTGGCTATAACGAGAGCATTGACGAGGCGATTGAGCAGCTGCAGTTGGCGTTCGAAGATCTGAAAGAGAGCGCAGAACACAGCCATAAACTGCTGGCTGACCTGACGGTTGCAGGCGTTACCGCGCTGGCCGACAGCTCTGTCAATATTCGTGTGGTGATCAAAACAACGCCGGGCGATCAGTGGGGTGTCGGGCGTGCTTATAACCGTTTAGTGAAGTTGCGCTTTGATGCAGCAGGAATCGAGATTCCATTCCCGCATACCACGCTCTATTTCGGTGAAACAAAAGGTGGTAAAACACCACCCGCTAATGTGCGTGTGTTGGATTCCACTGCTGAGCGTAAAAAGGTGGAAACGTCGCAGATCCGTCAGGACAGCGAGCAGCCATCAAACCAGTCAGTTCAGTCCACACATGAGCCTGATCACCTAAAGCCTGATCATGGTGATGTTGATGATGTGTAA
- a CDS encoding BCCT family transporter, which translates to MEKLAQRLGLRTDPTIFFASAGLMLLFLVALIVAPEAIGNVFATGRTWVVTNLGWFFIFGVSFWLVFLLWIALSRYGNIRLGGEDDRPEYGNISWFTMLFAGGIGTVLMFWGVAEPVFHFATPPHGDIEPHTVEAAREAMGFSLYHLGLHTWTIFTLPGLAFAYFIYRYDLPVRVSSVFYPLLKERIYGPIGKTIDIFAVLGTLFGVAVSIGLGTSQINAGLSELFGIADSVTSKVVIITVLTAVAVASIAGGLDKGVKLLSNVNIGLAVGLMLFVLFTGSTVFLLRGIIETLGIYISNIVPLSFWNDTLAQYTREEGSWGWQGNWTVFYWAWTVTWSPFIGLFVARISKGRTIREFVLGVLFAPSVFTLVWFAIFGWSAMEIDGIGAAAREQLGDQAGVMTAAVMDSVPLAMFAFFEHFPAATLIQGLAVVIVAIFFATSSDSASLVIDLLCTGDTEPGPIHQRVFWGVSEGAVAAMLIILAGDAGLVALQQVITVIGLPIFIMVFAMVFSLMKALMKENIKIVRPQQAPNLDNL; encoded by the coding sequence ATGGAAAAACTCGCGCAACGGCTGGGGCTTCGCACGGACCCTACTATTTTCTTTGCCTCTGCCGGATTAATGCTGCTATTTCTGGTGGCACTTATCGTTGCCCCAGAGGCTATCGGAAACGTTTTTGCCACTGGCCGCACCTGGGTGGTCACTAATCTGGGCTGGTTCTTTATCTTCGGGGTTAGTTTCTGGCTGGTTTTTTTGCTTTGGATAGCGTTGAGCCGTTACGGCAATATTCGCTTGGGCGGCGAAGACGACCGACCGGAATATGGCAACATTTCCTGGTTCACCATGCTGTTTGCTGGCGGTATCGGCACGGTATTGATGTTCTGGGGAGTCGCCGAACCAGTCTTTCACTTTGCTACCCCTCCCCACGGCGATATTGAGCCACACACGGTAGAAGCCGCCCGGGAGGCGATGGGCTTTTCGCTGTATCACTTGGGCTTGCATACCTGGACCATCTTCACCCTACCGGGGCTAGCCTTTGCCTACTTTATTTACCGTTACGACCTACCAGTACGTGTCAGCTCGGTGTTCTATCCGCTGCTCAAGGAGCGCATTTACGGGCCTATCGGTAAAACGATCGATATCTTTGCGGTGCTCGGAACGCTGTTTGGGGTGGCCGTTTCTATCGGGCTGGGCACTTCTCAGATTAATGCAGGGCTAAGCGAACTCTTTGGCATTGCTGATAGCGTGACCAGTAAAGTCGTTATCATCACCGTGCTAACGGCGGTCGCGGTAGCCTCCATTGCAGGGGGGTTGGATAAAGGCGTAAAGCTGCTTTCTAACGTCAATATCGGTCTGGCCGTAGGGCTGATGTTGTTTGTACTGTTTACCGGCTCTACCGTCTTTCTACTGCGCGGTATTATCGAAACGCTTGGCATTTATATTTCCAACATCGTGCCTCTGTCGTTTTGGAACGACACCTTAGCGCAATATACCCGGGAAGAAGGCAGTTGGGGCTGGCAGGGTAACTGGACAGTCTTCTACTGGGCCTGGACAGTGACATGGTCTCCCTTTATCGGCTTGTTTGTAGCACGCATTTCCAAGGGTCGTACCATCCGTGAGTTTGTCCTTGGTGTGCTGTTTGCGCCTTCTGTATTTACGCTAGTGTGGTTCGCCATTTTTGGCTGGTCGGCCATGGAAATCGATGGTATCGGTGCGGCCGCTCGCGAACAGCTGGGCGACCAAGCTGGCGTGATGACGGCCGCCGTCATGGATAGCGTGCCATTAGCGATGTTTGCGTTCTTCGAGCACTTCCCTGCTGCTACGCTGATCCAAGGACTTGCCGTCGTGATCGTGGCGATTTTCTTTGCCACTTCGTCGGACTCGGCTTCGTTGGTCATCGACCTACTGTGTACCGGCGACACGGAACCCGGCCCTATCCATCAGCGGGTATTCTGGGGAGTCTCGGAAGGTGCCGTTGCCGCCATGCTGATCATACTCGCAGGGGATGCGGGGTTAGTGGCGCTACAGCAAGTGATTACCGTCATTGGCCTACCGATTTTCATCATGGTATTTGCCATGGTGTTTTCGCTAATGAAGGCACTAATGAAGGAAAATATCAAGATTGTGCGGCCCCAGCAGGCTCCGAATCTGGATAACCTGTAA
- a CDS encoding SDR family NAD(P)-dependent oxidoreductase produces the protein MSSSAALVTGGATRLGRYFAEALADKGYDIALHVNSSRDEAEDVAKTIRAKGQRCEILPCNFLSDSLEELVTAAKQHFPNLNVLLNSASAYEPAPIADTDMAMLETQFRVNMFTPLLLTRHFADTVDNGQVINIIDNKVAYHQYPYAAYLLSKKSLADMTRMAALEFAPRLRINGIAPGVVLPASQRTSDYIQWRIEGIPVKHQGNPSHLVQALHYLLDNGFVAGQILFVDGGESINLEGRHSENYPG, from the coding sequence ATGAGTTCATCTGCTGCACTTGTCACTGGCGGCGCCACACGTTTGGGGCGTTATTTCGCCGAAGCCCTGGCAGATAAAGGCTATGATATTGCCTTACACGTGAATAGCTCACGTGATGAAGCCGAAGACGTTGCTAAGACAATTCGCGCCAAAGGCCAGCGCTGCGAAATACTGCCGTGTAACTTTTTGAGCGACTCTCTTGAAGAGCTTGTGACAGCCGCCAAACAGCACTTCCCGAACCTAAATGTGCTGCTTAATAGCGCTTCTGCGTATGAGCCTGCTCCCATTGCAGACACCGACATGGCCATGCTGGAGACGCAATTTAGAGTCAATATGTTTACACCATTGCTGCTCACACGACACTTTGCAGACACCGTCGATAACGGCCAAGTTATTAACATCATTGACAATAAAGTGGCCTACCATCAATACCCTTATGCAGCATATTTACTGTCGAAAAAGAGCCTTGCGGACATGACGCGCATGGCAGCACTTGAGTTTGCACCACGGCTGCGTATTAACGGTATTGCTCCCGGCGTGGTACTGCCTGCCTCTCAACGCACCAGCGACTATATTCAATGGCGTATTGAAGGTATTCCCGTTAAACACCAGGGTAACCCCTCCCACCTTGTACAAGCTTTGCACTACTTATTAGACAATGGCTTTGTTGCTGGGCAAATTCTATTTGTCGATGGCGGCGAGTCGATCAACCTTGAAGGGCGTCATTCCGAAAACTATCCAGGCTAA
- the folK gene encoding 2-amino-4-hydroxy-6-hydroxymethyldihydropteridine diphosphokinase, translating into MPLSSLNTTPDTAYHECLISLGTNIEPEHHFHEALTILRSECELIASSEAIRTAPVGYQHQPDFLNAALLVRTTLDHDAFRAYLKDVENRLGRVRGPIKSGPRTMDLDIVAWDGEIIDEGYYQHSYVRRPVDEVLTASCRSLKQREYS; encoded by the coding sequence ATGCCACTCTCGTCGTTAAACACTACGCCCGATACGGCCTACCATGAATGCTTAATCTCTCTCGGTACCAATATTGAGCCGGAACATCACTTTCACGAAGCACTGACCATTTTGCGCAGTGAATGTGAGCTGATAGCAAGCTCAGAGGCGATTCGCACAGCCCCGGTTGGCTATCAACACCAGCCAGATTTTCTTAATGCGGCGTTACTGGTGCGAACAACGCTTGATCACGACGCTTTCCGCGCCTACTTAAAAGATGTAGAAAACCGCCTGGGGCGTGTACGTGGCCCCATCAAATCAGGACCGAGAACCATGGACTTGGATATTGTGGCGTGGGACGGTGAAATCATCGACGAGGGGTACTACCAACATAGTTACGTGCGTCGTCCGGTAGATGAAGTGCTCACAGCCAGTTGCCGTTCACTTAAACAACGAGAATATTCATGA